TCTCTTTttgtgctgagggagctggctcGCGTCTCTTCGTTAGCTCGGAGTTTATTAGCAGCCTCGTTCGGGAGCCCCGCTCCCTGCGCCTTTaagccctgcccagcccacaGCTGCGGAGCAGATCCGAgcggagggaaggggggggaacACCAAAAACACGacggaaaaaagaaaaacaaacccaaaccgAGCATTTCCCAGCCCCGCTCGTCAGAAGGGTATTTGCGTGGAGGGTGGCCGGGTGCCGGGGCTGAGGTTATCGGAAGAAATCCCTTGGCTCCCCCTTCTGAAGCCAAACGCCccaaaaacatgcaaagaaacGCCCCAAAAACACGCACCAAACCTCCCTGGCGCCGCCGGAGGGGCGCGCGCGACATCCCGCGCTCGCTTGGCGTCGAGTAGGAAGAACGCGCCGACCTTCCTCTCCTCCGTTCGCCAGTTTTAGTTGTAAAAAGGGCTTTTTCTGGCCCTTTGGACGGGGCTCGCGCCGGATTAGCGCCGGCTTCGGGTCGCGCTCGGCTGTGCCGCAGCCAGGAGGCGGCCGGGATGGCGTCGGGAGCCGGCGACCTGCCCCGCGTGCACAGCCCGAAAAAATAACGCTGGCGTTTGTGTTCAGGGAGGCTGAAGCCCAGAGGACCTCCAGCACCTGAGCAGAGCTGGTACTGCACGGGGATTTTGTGGCAGTCCCGGGCAGGATGAGTGGCGGTGCGCGCCCATAGGTAGGTCCGCGCGGGGAGGAGCAGCGCTGCACCGCCGAGCGCCGCGCTCGGGGCGCGAGGGATCGAGGAGCAGCTccgcgcgccgccgccgcttcgCTGGCAGTAACGCGTCTCTCCGCTCTTTGCAGTTGACATGGATGATGAAGACGGCCGGTGCTTGCTTGATGTGATTTGGTAAGTGGCTCCCACCCCGACGCCTCGGCCTCCGCACGCGCCCTGGAAGCGCCGGCGCTTCCTGCGGGGCCGCCGCGAGCCTGCGGCGGCTTCGCTTCCTTCCTCCGCCGGCCTCGGTTTGATCGGGATAGAACCGAGCCAAAAATAACCCCAGGCACGCTCGGGAGGGTTCCCAAACTGCTGGAAGTCGGGAGTTTGGTGGTTTATTTTGTCCTGTCCCCCCAAAAAACTCCCGGGGGCTGCCTGCTTCGCGCTTTGCCCGGCCCCTCGTTACCCCGAGCGGCGTTGAGGCGCTGATAGAACCACGCCTCGCGGTCCCGCTGGGATTGTGGGTCCGTCCCCTAAAAGCTTTCGCCCCCTAAACgctttctctcttgttttgcAGCGACCCTCAGGCCCTGAACGACTTCCTACATGGATCTGAGAAGGTGAGCGGGGGCCTGGCTTCACTCGCCGGAAGCTTTCTTTGCCTAAAAACGTTTGCGCTAATGAGCGGCCAGTCAAAGAAAACCCCGAGCTGAGACTCCTCTTTCACTTCCaggactctttttttcttattatttttccctttttttcccgTTTTCTGCGAGAGCGAGGACCAGGCTTGTGCCAGGCCCCGCAGGGCTTTGTCGTCGCGGGCCCCAAACCCTGGTTGTGGCGCTTCGGGGACCTCGGCAGAAGGGGTCAGGCGCCGCTCGCGCGGCAGCCGCTGGATTTTGGGGCCATTTCAGGCGAAAACGGGTGTTCTCCCGCCAGCGGGAGACAGGCTGGGAGGGAAGCTCGCCTGCACGCCGCACCGGCCGTTCCCAGTCAGCGCTGaactgggctttttttttgtttttttttttcatagttttttaATACtctatttaaagaaagtaaacgcaatctttttaattacagattGACAGTGATGATCTCCTGGACAACACAGGAGATGCAGCCAGTGCCTTTTTTGAAGGTGCTGGGGTATGTATTTGGTTAATTTATGCGTGGGGAACGGTAGCTTAGAAacctccctttttatttttttccctttttttttggttttgaggCTCGTTTTTAGTCAGTTCCCAGGATGCGGGGATCGCCCCCCGCACCTGGAGAGAAGCAGCCCCAAGGGGTCCCCCCCAGGTCGGGGGGAGCCAAGCCGATGCTCGCGAGAGGCTCCGGGGCTGGAAAACGCgggaggaaggagagcagggaaggagcagcgGCGCTCACAGCCCTCGAGGGCGGCAGGGGGAATTTGGGGAAAATTCTGGAGTTTCTGAGCAGAAACGTCTCTTTGCCCTCCGCttcgcgccccccccccggtggagcagggaGCGCTCCGCTTCCTCGCAGCCCACGGGCGCAGCAGAGGGGAAACGAGAGGCAGAAATtctaaaaaccttttttttttgccccaagAACCCGGGTTTTTCTGCGcgaaggtctttttttttttttccccctctaccTGCACTTCCAtttaacaaaaccttttttttccctccgtTCCTGTTCACGTTAcgctttattttttctctacgGACTTTGGGCAAAACTGCTGCTGATTTATCCCCGGTGAGCGTACCGGAGAGTTGAGGTTTAGCTCTGCTTGGGTTTAGTTATTTCCTAGTTTTTAACTCTCCGCTGGATTTTGGGTTCTGGTCTTCCAAAGGCGCTTCTCCCTCCCTCGTGTGGGGCAGCGCGAGGTCCCGGGCGCTCCCCGCTCGCACGGGCGAAGGCGCGGGGCGCCCGCTGAGCTTTCACCCTTCCTTCAGGGAGTGGAAGTTCCCCCTCCGGCCCCGGCAGCAGCCTCGGTTTTATTCCTGAGGAATTAGGGAAGGCGAGGAACGCGCCCTGGCCCCGCCGGCTCCTTACGCCGGGGGGTCTCGGGGTCCGGGCCCGCTCCTCGCGGTGCCGCGGGCGGCTCTGCCGTCGGTGCGCCTGCGGTGGGACCGCTCCGGGGCGATGCTTTGTGCCCCTCGGGAGGAACGGCGCAGGCTGCAGAGCGGTGCCACCGCCCCGCCGCGAGGGCTGTGGGCGCCGCGAGCGCCGGCGGGGCCGCAGGGCAGGTCAGGGAGCATTGCGCCCCTCTCCCGCGCGCCCCAATTCAACgccttcttctttctccccccgtcccccccccccgtgtcccagCTGCACGTCCAGGAGCCCTCCGGCAACCACCTGAACGCCGAGCAGAGCCAGCCCGCCACGAGCGTGGACCTCGACTTCCTGGAGGATGACATCCTGGGCTCGCCGgccggcggcgccgccgccctGCCCAACTCGGAGCAGCCCTGCGacatcctgcagcagagcctgcaggaggCCAACATCACGGAGCAGACGCTGGAGGCCGAGGCCGAGCTGGACCTGGGCTCCTTCCAGCtgcccacgctgcagcccgtggtgCAGGCCGCCTCCGACGGCACCCCGCAGATCTTCTCCGGCGGCGCCGACCTGATCGGGCTGCAGCAGCCCGCCGTCCTGACGCACCAGGCGCTGGTGCAGCAGCCGGTGGGAGCGGACGTGGTGAACAAGGCCATCAGCGtgcagcccttcctgcagcaggtggGCCTGGGCAACGTCACCATCCAGCCCATCTCCAACCTGCAGGGCCTGCCCAACGGCAGCCCCGGCGGGACGCTGGGCATCGCGCCCATCCAGGTGGTGGGGCAGCAGGTGATGGCCATCAACCAGCCGGCGCAGCAGATCATCGCCAAGCAGGTGCAGCCCTCGCCGGTGGCCGCCATGCCCGTGGGCAGCTACATCGCGCAGCCGGCgcccgagcagcagcaggtgacGCTGGCCTCCACCGGCGTCTCGCCGCAGAGCGCCGGGCTCGTCATCCAGAAGAACCTGCCGGCCGTGGCCACCACCACGCTCAACGGCAGCTCCATGTTCGGCGGCGTGGCCGGCGCCCCGGCCTCGCAGCCCCTCACCGTCACCTCCAACCTGAGCAGCCCCCTGGTGCAGGCCCAGAACGTCATCATCCACCGCACGCCCACCCCCATCCAGCCCAAGCCCGCGGGCGTCCTGCAGCAGAAGCTCTACCAGATCACCCCCAAGCCCTTCGCCCCCAACAACGCCACCCTGACCATCCAGAACGAGGcggcgctgcagcagcagaaggcgCAGCAGAACCTCACCTTCATGGCCGGCAAGGCCGGCCAGAACGTCGTGCTCTCGGGCTTCCCCCAGGGGCTGCCGGCCAACGTCTTCAAGCAGCCCCCGCCGCAGCAGCCGGCGCTCAGCAAGCCCATGAGCGTGCACCTCCTCAACCAGGGCAGCAGCATCGTCATCCCGGCGCAGCACGTGCCGCAGGCGGTGCTGCAGGGCCAGAACCAGTTCCTGCTCCCCGGGCAGCTGGCGGGCGCCTCCGCCGTGCAGCTCCCGCAGCAGCTCTCGGCCCTGCCGGCCAACATGGGGGGCCAGATCCTGACCGCCTCGCACCCCAGCGGCCAGGCCCACATCATCACCAgcccggggcccggcgggcAGCTGATCGCCAACCAGGCGCTGCCGGCGCAGATCCTCACCAACCAGAACATCGCCGGGCAGCTCAACCTGGGCCAGGTGCTGACCTCGCAGAACGCCCACGGCACCGCTCACATCCTCTCGGCGCCCATCCAGCTCCAGCCCGGCCAGGTGGGGCAGCCGGCGCTCTTCCAGATGCCCGTCTCCCTGGCCGGCGGCCTGACCACGCAGAGCCAGCCGGCGGTGGCCGCCTCGCTGCCCGGCGGCGCCATCGGCCAGCCGGGCCAGACGGTGATCCAGGGGGTGACGCTGCCCAGCCAGGTGGCCATGCTGAACGCCGCCGAGAACCTCGGCCCCGCCGTCAGCATCCagccctccgccgccgccgccagcagccAAAGCCCCGGCCTCGTGCAGCCGCAGCCCGCCTCCGCCGCCGGCCTCCTCCCCGGCGCCGAGCAGTCCTCCATCCTCACCGTCCAggccgccccgcagccgcccgccgcgccgccgccgctgcaGCTGAGCGtgcagcccccgccgcccgccccgccgcccgccccggcccagcccagccccggcctggcctcctccagccccgagAAGATCATCCTGGGCCAGGCGGCCGCCGGCGCCGTCATCAGCCAGGACTCCATGCAGATGTTCCTGCAGCAGGCGAGTAGCTTTCCCCCGTGGGCTGAATTCCTCCCGGGCCCTCGCGCCGCCGAGCTCGGGACCAGGGCTTGGCTCCGacggcggggcgggcgctgaGGACCCGCTCCCACGGGGCTCGGGGAAGGGTTTCGCGCCCGTGTGGGCGCCAGGTCTGAGTCGCCGTGGGTTATCGTCGCTCGAGTCTTGGGTTGGGGCCCGGCCGGCACCGCCCGATGTCCCGGCATCGTCAAGCCTGGGGCGCCCGCTTGTCGGTGCTGATCGTGGTTGGTTGGCGCCAAACGGCGGTTTGTTGGTGAAAAATAAGGGTTTGTTGGTGAAAAATCACCGTTTTTGGTGACAAATTGTGGCTTGTTGGTGCCAAATGGCGGTTTGTTGGTGAAAAATCATGGTTTGTTGGTGAAAAATCATGGTTTGTTGGTTACAAATCGTGGTTTGTTGGTTACAAATCGTGGCTTTTTGGTGAATAGTAACAGTTTATTGGTGACAAATGGTTTGTTGGTGACGAGTTGCGGTTTATTAGTGATAATGCACAGTTTATTGGTGACAAGTCGTGGAGTGTTGGTGACAAACGCTTTGTTGGTGGAAAATCGCAGGTTGTCGGTGACAAATGGCAGTTTATTAGTGACGAATCGTGGTTAAATCGTGGTTTGTTGGCGAGGAATCGCGCGCGGGCTGTCGGTGACAATCGTGGTTGGGTGACAAGTTGTGGTTTGTTGGTGACAAATCACGTTTTTTTTGGTGACAAATACCAGTTTGTGGTGACGAATCGCGGCGTGTCGGTGACAAATGATGGTGCGTCGGTGACGATCGCGGCTGCACGTTAAGATCGCAGCCAGACGCGGCCCGAGGGCGCCCCGAGTCGCTCCCCGGCACCACCGCACCCACCGGTGCCTCTGCCCGTCCACGGCGTAGCCGCCGGCGCCCCGAGCACTACCAGCGGCGTCCCAGCCTCGGTGCTACCGGCAGCGGTGCCTCCCGCCGCCTGCTCCGGCCTCCTCCCCGCGCCgctgccccttcctccccagctcctcgcGTGGACGGGGCGGGCAGCGTGCCGGATCGGCGCCGCCGGCCTCGGGGGCAGCAATGGCGCGCGGCGGGAGGCCGCGGCACGCGGCGCGCGCTCAAGTAGAAGGCTCCGGGCGTTCGGCTTCGCTCCCGTCTCGTTTCCCCCGCCCCAGCTTTCCCCGCTGGACCCGCGGCGGCACGGAGGAagggcccggcggcggcgctcGGCCCCCGGAGAACGGGAGCCGAAACCGGCGGGCGCGCGGCTCGGGGGCCGGGGGCGTCCCCTCGTCCGTCCGTCCTTCCGTCCCCTCTCCCAGGTCCGCTCTTCCTGCTTGCTCGCCTCCGGGTCCCCACTAACCCCGCCGGCCGCTcgtgctgctcctcctgcccttcagagcctgcctccagctcccttccttcctcctcctcctcctcttcctcctcctcctcgtcctcaTGCCCTACGGCTCCGCAAGGGCACCCGCGCTGCAACGGGGCTGGTCGCCGGAGGGCTGAGCTGAGTGGTCCAGGGCCATCCCCGTTAATTAACGGGACATCCCGTTAACATCCCTGTTAATTAGCAGGGCTGGTGTTGGCTGCCCCAAAGCCCGCCGCGAGCGCGGCGTTGATGCCACCAAGGGCAGGACGCGGCCGAGCGGTCCCCTGGGAAGGAATTAGGGGCTGGGGGGACGCTCCCCCCGCTCAGCACCCCCCGGCTCAGCGTAGGGACGGCGCCGGAGGAGGGAAGGGGCCGCGGGGCGACCCCGCGGGGCCGAGGCGCTTTCAGAGCGGCCGGCCCCTCCGCCGGAGCTCCCGAGCTGCGACTAACTTCttgctctttccttctctgtttcagttacctgcagggcagcagaagCTCCCTGGAGCCTCCCCGTCCCATTCGCTACCTCATCCTCCCCTGGGGGACAGCCCGCAGCTCCAGCCCGCCCACCTCCCGCAAATGCCGTCCCCGCAcgccgcccggccgccctcgcagccccagcccctctcccggCCCCCCTCGCGGCCCCACTCGCGGCCCCCCTCGCAGCCGCGGCCCCCCTCCGAGCCGCTCGCCCGCTCCTGCACCCCGCAGGCGCCGCTGCCGGGGCTCTACGTGATCCAGAACCCGctcggccccgcgccgccgctgcccccgctGCGCCCGCCCTCCCAGCCGCCGGCCCCATTCCAGCCGCCCTGCgaggggcagcccccggccgcgccgcccgACGCCCCCCACTCCCACTCGCCCCACTTCCAGCTCCAGTTCCCCCCCCAGGGGCCCGGCAAGCCCCCGACCCCGACCCCGGCCCTCCACCTAACCGCAGAGCCGCAGAGGAGCTTTCAGCTGGTGCCGAGCCAATTCCCAACCCTCGCGGCAGTCCCAAACCCCGCTCCTCAGCAGAAGCAAATACTGGACAGGTTCCAGCAGGTAATTAAGGACCGCCGAGGCCTCGGGGCTCTTCCGCTCGGTGTAGGGCGCCGCGGGCGAGACCCCGACCAAAAGACCCCGGGCGGGCGCTCGCGGCCGAGCTTTTGGCTCTCCCCGCCGGCGGCTGCGGCGCTCGGGGCCGGCGGCTCCCGCGGGGCTCGGGGCGCTCGGTCGGTGCAGCGCTCCCTCGGGTGCGGTGGTGCCGCGGGCACGCGACGGCGGCGGTGGCGCTGAGGGTGTGCGCGGTGCCTCGGGACGGGACCGGGAGGAGGGAAGGCGTCTGTGCCGGGGGAGAGGCCGGGCTGGGGCCGCGGGGCCCTCGTTAGCGGCGACCGACGAGGGCAGGGCCTCCCTTCCTAACGAAGGGCGTGGAAAAAGGTTTGGGAAACCAGCGTGGCGACGAGAACAGGGGGCAAGGAGGGAGCCGAGAGGGCAGCGAGTGCGGTTTTATCGGGGACGCTTCCCCCCAGGAGGAGGGCGCGTGGCGGAGGCGCTTGGACCCATCCCGGCCCTCCCCGAGCTCCGCAGTGCGGAGCGGGAGCAGCGTGGCGCGAGCAGACCCCGCTCCCCCGCCCCGTGGCCGGCTGGGGAGCACCTGCCCACCCCTCACCCCCGCCTCTCGCCCCGCAGGTGCCGCAGGGGATCATCCTGCAGGCGAAGCAGCCCCCCTCCAGCCAGGCCGCCCCGGCGCTGGGCCAGTTCAGCAGCCAGCCCTCCTCCGTGCTGGTCAGCACCCAGGGGGTGACGGTGACGACCACGCCAGCCCCCGCGCACAGCCAcgcgcccgccgccggcccgccgcccgccgcagGTTGGTGACGCCCTCCACGCCGTTCCTCCCCTCGCGCTTACACCGCCGCGGGCCCCGAGGAGAGGCAGGATCGGTGCTGGCGCCGTGCTCGCAGCCACGCCGCGAAGCCGGCGCTGGGCGAGCAGAGCGAGATCCTTTCATTTGGCCCTCCCCCAGCCCGGCATTATTCGGGTTGGGGCCATCCCCGCGACCCCTGGGGGCTTTGGGTGGCTTTGGGAGAAGTTTTCCAGCGCCCCAGCGTGAAGCTCGGCCCTCGGGGACGAGGCGTGCTGGCGGGGCCCTTGTGGGGGCGTGCAGGTGACCCCCCCGCCTGTCCCGTGCCGCCAGGTATCGCCGCCCCAGCGCCCGCCGAGAGCAAATCCTTCCCCAGCGTTCCCACGCCGATCCCTGCCGGGAAAGGGGCCGCGGCCCAGGGGAAGCCGGGAGCGTCCCTCGCCATCCAGCAGCCCGTTCAGGTGAGAAAAGTTTCAGGTTTTTCCACCCTTTTCCATTTCGCTGGGAAGTTTTCCAGTTTTGGAGCAAACAAACCTGTTGGCGCTCCGCTCGGCCTTTGCGTTTTATCAGGAGGGGAAGAATTAACTTCCCAAAGggctttttccccctttttatttgCGTCTGGTCCTCACGGATGGTGCCCGACCAGCAAAGCCTTTGGGCTTCGTCCTCCCCTCCGGGGAGAATTGGTGCCTTAGCGATGGTGCTGGGGGACGGCACGGCCGTCGGAGCGGGTTGCTGGaagcacaaattaaaacaacccTATTTTTGTGCAGAAAGGGGTTTTAGACCGGGGCGTTTAcagcagaggggagagggggaagctCCTCCGCCAGCCACCGGCTTCTCGCCGCGCATTGGAGGTCGAGGAGCTGCGATGCGGGGGGTTCGGGACCCCAAACTAagttgttctctttttttccctgtcttctgCAGGCGAAGCCCGGAGTGATCAGCTCCGTCTCGGGCCTGAACCTCGGCAAAGGCCCCCTGCAGATCCAGGTGGTGGGGAAGGGACTGCCGCAGCTCGTGCCCTCGGTCCCCGTGCAGACCCCGCCGCTGGTGAGGGCTCGGGGGACGCTCCCCGGGGGGGACCGGTGCCTGCCGGGCTGTTCCTCAGAGGGGAGCCGTGTTCGCGGGTTGTTTCTTCGTCCTGTTCGCGTGGGGACCCCGGAGAGGATCCCTTAGGCCACCTGGGGGGGTCTCTGTGCCCGAGCCCCCCGATCTCTTGCTCTGTCCCCCAGCTCTAAACCACCTCACCTCGTCCCTGCCCCCCTAGAGCAGCCGCCAGCCTTCCCGGCCTCGCTCCGGGTCCTTAAATCCCCCAAAGGGGGAGGAGTTCCCCCGGCCGGAGGACTCCTCCCGCAGTCCCTACGTCTGCAGGGAGTAAACCCGGCGCGGCGGCCGCGTGCTCCTCTCACCgctgttctttctttcccccccccaagTATGACAGCAAGCTCGGGAGCCTGAAGAAACCTCCCACACTACAGCCCAGCAAAGAGGCTTGGTGAGTGCGCGGGGGGAGACGGGGGGCCAAAACCCCTCGCATCGGGCTGCGTTGGGGCGAATC
The DNA window shown above is from Cygnus olor isolate bCygOlo1 chromosome 30 unlocalized genomic scaffold, bCygOlo1.pri.v2 SUPER_30B, whole genome shotgun sequence and carries:
- the BICRA gene encoding BRD4-interacting chromatin-remodeling complex-associated protein isoform X2; the encoded protein is MDDEDGRCLLDVICDPQALNDFLHGSEKLHVQEPSGNHLNAEQSQPATSVDLDFLEDDILGSPAGGAAALPNSEQPCDILQQSLQEANITEQTLEAEAELDLGSFQLPTLQPVVQAASDGTPQIFSGGADLIGLQQPAVLTHQALVQQPVGADVVNKAISVQPFLQQVGLGNVTIQPISNLQGLPNGSPGGTLGIAPIQVVGQQVMAINQPAQQIIAKQVQPSPVAAMPVGSYIAQPAPEQQQVTLASTGVSPQSAGLVIQKNLPAVATTTLNGSSMFGGVAGAPASQPLTVTSNLSSPLVQAQNVIIHRTPTPIQPKPAGVLQQKLYQITPKPFAPNNATLTIQNEAALQQQKAQQNLTFMAGKAGQNVVLSGFPQGLPANVFKQPPPQQPALSKPMSVHLLNQGSSIVIPAQHVPQAVLQGQNQFLLPGQLAGASAVQLPQQLSALPANMGGQILTASHPSGQAHIITSPGPGGQLIANQALPAQILTNQNIAGQLNLGQVLTSQNAHGTAHILSAPIQLQPGQVGQPALFQMPVSLAGGLTTQSQPAVAASLPGGAIGQPGQTVIQGVTLPSQVAMLNAAENLGPAVSIQPSAAAASSQSPGLVQPQPASAAGLLPGAEQSSILTVQAAPQPPAAPPPLQLSVQPPPPAPPPAPAQPSPGLASSSPEKIILGQAAAGAVISQDSMQMFLQQLPAGQQKLPGASPSHSLPHPPLGDSPQLQPAHLPQMPSPHAARPPSQPQPLSRPPSRPHSRPPSQPRPPSEPLARSCTPQAPLPGLYVIQNPLGPAPPLPPLRPPSQPPAPFQPPCEGQPPAAPPDAPHSHSPHFQLQFPPQGPGKPPTPTPALHLTAEPQRSFQLVPSQFPTLAAVPNPAPQQKQILDRFQQVPQGIILQAKQPPSSQAAPALGQFSSQPSSVLVSTQGVTVTTTPAPAHSHAPAAGPPPAAGIAAPAPAESKSFPSVPTPIPAGKGAAAQGKPGASLAIQQPVQAKPGVISSVSGLNLGKGPLQIQVVGKGLPQLVPSVPVQTPPLYDSKLGSLKKPPTLQPSKEACFLEQLHKHQGAVLHPDYKTSFRSFEDALQRLLPYHVYQGMLPSAQDYRKVDEEFEVVSAQLLKRTQAMLNKYRLLLLEESRRVSPSAEMVMIDRMFIQEEKTMLALDKQLAKEKPDEYVSSSSRSQSLSSSAALASASGAAPASENPKAPAAQTATQINPTKLVIKHSGGSPSVTWAKASPALDGDEDALPSRSKPPIKTYEARSRIGLKLKIKQEAGLSKVVHNTALDPVHQPPPPPPPVCRVIKTAEQHAPPAAAASQMNGTVEHVAPAPAEKKPAVTYCRLPLRKTYRENVDAFVAEKPAADACPKGGAPKADKVPGALGVKQEDGSRSVITSHKAPAAAAAAEKSRPEESSKLLFFSRSDARSLVLQDGAAPQKSDDSTSGLMKELAEVEDEFYRGMIKTEPPDHGAGSELAWEVPLPPAKRRKSESFDVDNASFSSDSPQDDSLNEHLQSAIDSILNLQQPQTGGQSTRTPSSSYNSSSSPFSSPVHRTDTYLAPSHNGGLGARTLNR
- the BICRA gene encoding BRD4-interacting chromatin-remodeling complex-associated protein isoform X1; translated protein: MDDEDGRCLLDVICDPQALNDFLHGSEKIDSDDLLDNTGDAASAFFEGAGLHVQEPSGNHLNAEQSQPATSVDLDFLEDDILGSPAGGAAALPNSEQPCDILQQSLQEANITEQTLEAEAELDLGSFQLPTLQPVVQAASDGTPQIFSGGADLIGLQQPAVLTHQALVQQPVGADVVNKAISVQPFLQQVGLGNVTIQPISNLQGLPNGSPGGTLGIAPIQVVGQQVMAINQPAQQIIAKQVQPSPVAAMPVGSYIAQPAPEQQQVTLASTGVSPQSAGLVIQKNLPAVATTTLNGSSMFGGVAGAPASQPLTVTSNLSSPLVQAQNVIIHRTPTPIQPKPAGVLQQKLYQITPKPFAPNNATLTIQNEAALQQQKAQQNLTFMAGKAGQNVVLSGFPQGLPANVFKQPPPQQPALSKPMSVHLLNQGSSIVIPAQHVPQAVLQGQNQFLLPGQLAGASAVQLPQQLSALPANMGGQILTASHPSGQAHIITSPGPGGQLIANQALPAQILTNQNIAGQLNLGQVLTSQNAHGTAHILSAPIQLQPGQVGQPALFQMPVSLAGGLTTQSQPAVAASLPGGAIGQPGQTVIQGVTLPSQVAMLNAAENLGPAVSIQPSAAAASSQSPGLVQPQPASAAGLLPGAEQSSILTVQAAPQPPAAPPPLQLSVQPPPPAPPPAPAQPSPGLASSSPEKIILGQAAAGAVISQDSMQMFLQQLPAGQQKLPGASPSHSLPHPPLGDSPQLQPAHLPQMPSPHAARPPSQPQPLSRPPSRPHSRPPSQPRPPSEPLARSCTPQAPLPGLYVIQNPLGPAPPLPPLRPPSQPPAPFQPPCEGQPPAAPPDAPHSHSPHFQLQFPPQGPGKPPTPTPALHLTAEPQRSFQLVPSQFPTLAAVPNPAPQQKQILDRFQQVPQGIILQAKQPPSSQAAPALGQFSSQPSSVLVSTQGVTVTTTPAPAHSHAPAAGPPPAAGIAAPAPAESKSFPSVPTPIPAGKGAAAQGKPGASLAIQQPVQAKPGVISSVSGLNLGKGPLQIQVVGKGLPQLVPSVPVQTPPLYDSKLGSLKKPPTLQPSKEACFLEQLHKHQGAVLHPDYKTSFRSFEDALQRLLPYHVYQGMLPSAQDYRKVDEEFEVVSAQLLKRTQAMLNKYRLLLLEESRRVSPSAEMVMIDRMFIQEEKTMLALDKQLAKEKPDEYVSSSSRSQSLSSSAALASASGAAPASENPKAPAAQTATQINPTKLVIKHSGGSPSVTWAKASPALDGDEDALPSRSKPPIKTYEARSRIGLKLKIKQEAGLSKVVHNTALDPVHQPPPPPPPVCRVIKTAEQHAPPAAAASQMNGTVEHVAPAPAEKKPAVTYCRLPLRKTYRENVDAFVAEKPAADACPKGGAPKADKVPGALGVKQEDGSRSVITSHKAPAAAAAAEKSRPEESSKLLFFSRSDARSLVLQDGAAPQKSDDSTSGLMKELAEVEDEFYRGMIKTEPPDHGAGSELAWEVPLPPAKRRKSESFDVDNASFSSDSPQDDSLNEHLQSAIDSILNLQQPQTGGQSTRTPSSSYNSSSSPFSSPVHRTDTYLAPSHNGGLGARTLNR
- the BICRA gene encoding BRD4-interacting chromatin-remodeling complex-associated protein isoform X3, whose translation is MDDEDGRCLLDVICDPQALNDFLHGSEKIDSDDLLDNTGDAASAFFEGAGLHVQEPSGNHLNAEQSQPATSVDLDFLEDDILGSPAGGAAALPNSEQPCDILQQSLQEANITEQTLEAEAELDLGSFQLPTLQPVVQAASDGTPQIFSGGADLIGLQQPAVLTHQALVQQPVGADVVNKAISVQPFLQQVGLGNVTIQPISNLQGLPNGSPGGTLGIAPIQVVGQQVMAINQPAQQIIAKQVQPSPVAAMPVGSYIAQPAPEQQQVTLASTGVSPQSAGLVIQKNLPAVATTTLNGSSMFGGVAGAPASQPLTVTSNLSSPLVQAQNVIIHRTPTPIQPKPAGVLQQKLYQITPKPFAPNNATLTIQNEAALQQQKAQQNLTFMAGKAGQNVVLSGFPQGLPANVFKQPPPQQPALSKPMSVHLLNQGSSIVIPAQHVPQAVLQGQNQFLLPGQLAGASAVQLPQQLSALPANMGGQILTASHPSGQAHIITSPGPGGQLIANQALPAQILTNQNIAGQLNLGQVLTSQNAHGTAHILSAPIQLQPGQVGQPALFQMPVSLAGGLTTQSQPAVAASLPGGAIGQPGQTVIQGVTLPSQVAMLNAAENLGPAVSIQPSAAAASSQSPGLVQPQPASAAGLLPGAEQSSILTVQAAPQPPAAPPPLQLSVQPPPPAPPPAPAQPSPGLASSSPEKIILGQAAAGAVISQDSMQMFLQQVPQGIILQAKQPPSSQAAPALGQFSSQPSSVLVSTQGVTVTTTPAPAHSHAPAAGPPPAAGIAAPAPAESKSFPSVPTPIPAGKGAAAQGKPGASLAIQQPVQAKPGVISSVSGLNLGKGPLQIQVVGKGLPQLVPSVPVQTPPLYDSKLGSLKKPPTLQPSKEACFLEQLHKHQGAVLHPDYKTSFRSFEDALQRLLPYHVYQGMLPSAQDYRKVDEEFEVVSAQLLKRTQAMLNKYRLLLLEESRRVSPSAEMVMIDRMFIQEEKTMLALDKQLAKEKPDEYVSSSSRSQSLSSSAALASASGAAPASENPKAPAAQTATQINPTKLVIKHSGGSPSVTWAKASPALDGDEDALPSRSKPPIKTYEARSRIGLKLKIKQEAGLSKVVHNTALDPVHQPPPPPPPVCRVIKTAEQHAPPAAAASQMNGTVEHVAPAPAEKKPAVTYCRLPLRKTYRENVDAFVAEKPAADACPKGGAPKADKVPGALGVKQEDGSRSVITSHKAPAAAAAAEKSRPEESSKLLFFSRSDARSLVLQDGAAPQKSDDSTSGLMKELAEVEDEFYRGMIKTEPPDHGAGSELAWEVPLPPAKRRKSESFDVDNASFSSDSPQDDSLNEHLQSAIDSILNLQQPQTGGQSTRTPSSSYNSSSSPFSSPVHRTDTYLAPSHNGGLGARTLNR